The nucleotide sequence CAAGGGCCATCAGCCAATGATCAATAAGGCTCTGGTTGCGGGTCAATCTCTGATCTCGCAACAGCATCCGGAGCGAGAGCAAGTCGAGAGCCTGTGCCAGCAATTGGAGCAGGCATGGCAGGATCTGGAGCGCCATTGTGGCGAACGGTCCCGTAAACTCGACATGTCCCTCAAGGCTCAGCAGTATCTGTTCGACGCTGGCGAGATCGAGTCCTGGCTAGGTGAGCGTAACAACGTCTTGCGGTCCACGGAATATGGCCGTGATCGCGATTCCGCGGCCAAGTTGCTCACCAAGCACAAGACCATCGAGCTGGAGCTGGACACATACTCAGGAATTGTAACCGAAATGGGACACAGCTGCGCTGCAATGGTGGCAGCCAATCATCCGGACAGCAAGGTGCTGGCCGCCAAGCAGCAGCTCATTGAGAAGATGTTGAAATCCCTGCACAAACTGGCCTCCCAGCGACAGGGTCGCCTGATGGAGAGCCTCTACAAGCACGAATACTTCCTGGAATCCGACGAAGTAGAGCAATGGATccgggagcaggagcaggccGCCTCCTCGGAGGACTACGGTCAGGACTTTGAGCACTTGCAGCTGTTACAGAACAAATTCGATGACCTTAAACACCGCGTGGAAGTCGGAGCAGATCGAGTGGATCAGTGTGAGCTGTTGGCCAAGAAGTTAATCGATTCAGAGAGCCCCTATGCCAATGAGGTTGAGAAGCGACAGGAACAACTCAGGTGAGTAgtgtttaatttttacaatagggattataataatatttctcTATCTCTTGCATATAGAACTTCCTGGGAGAACCTTCTCCAGCTCCTTAACCAGCGTGAGCAGAAGCTTCATGCCGCTGGCGAAATTCACCGCTTCCATCGGGACGTTGCAGAAGCCCTGTTCCGCATCCAAGACAAGAATGCTGCGCTATCCCAAGAACTAGGCAGAGATTTGAACTCCGCTCTAGCACTGCTACGCAAGCATGAGGGCTTTGAAAACGACCTTGTGGCTCTTGAGGCACAGCTACAAGTTCTAGTGGAGGATTCTGTCCGCTTGCAAGCCAAGTACCCATCTAATGCTTCTGCAATTGCCCAACAGCAAGATAAGGTGGTGGCCGCCTGGAATGACCTTAAGGAGCGGTCCACCGCTCGCGGAGATCGACTGGCTGCCAGCTCAGACCTGCAGACCTTCCTTACAGATGTCAGGGATATAGTTTCTTGGTCTTCAAACCTGCGAGCTGCCCTTCAAGCAGAAGAACATGTGAGCGATGCAGCTGGAGCAACAGCCCTGAAGATTCAACACGATGCCATATATGGAGAGATTGAGGCCAGAGAGGATAAGTTCCGGTACCTTAACGAATTGAGCGACTCCATGGTTCAAACAGGCCACTATGCCGCCGCTGATGTAGAGGAGAAGTGTGCCGCCATGTTGGATGAGCGCCAGAAACTCCATGCTGCTTGGAACAAAAAGAAGATAATGCTGGAGCAAAAGATCGATCTCTTCTGCTTCCTGCGCGATGCCAAGCAGATTGACAACCTTTCTAGCTCCCAACAGGCGGCTCTGAGTAGCTCAGACTTCGGCCAGACAGTAGAGGATGTGCAGAACAAGATCCGGAAGCACGACGAGTTTGAGAGATTGATTCAAACACAGGAGGAGAAGGTGTCTCTACTTCAGGAGCACGGTCGCAAGCTAATCGAACAGCGTCACTACGACAGCGCCAATATACAAACGATCCTTCAGGGAGTCCTAGCCCGCCGCCAAAAGGTCAAGGATCTGTGTGCCGTGCGTCGCTACAAACTGGAAGATGCTCTACTCTATGCCAAATTCGTACGAGATTGCGCCGAAGCTAAGTACTGGATCAATGAGAAGCAAAAGAAACTCGAAGCCGATGCCGCCAGCTATGCGGAGGTGACCAATCTGGACGAGAAAATCAAGAAGCTACAGAAGCACCAGGCCTTCCAGGCCGAGGTGGCTGCCAACCAGGGTCGCATCCAAGAAATTCAAGATACAGGAGTGATTCTTTTGAGCAAACAGCACGAGTCCTCACCGGAAATCAAGAGAGCCATCGAAATAGTCCTTGAAGCCTGGCAGGGATTGCTGGCGGAGCTGGAGCAGCGTGGTCGAGGTCTGGAAGAGGCCCAGGACAGCCTTGAGTTTAACAGCCAGCTGGACAAGATCGAGGCTTGGATCCGCGACAAGGAGATGATGGTGCAGGCCAGTGACACTGGACGGGACTTGGAACATTGCAATGCCCTGATGAGGAAACTAGACGACGTTGACTCAGATATGAGGGTAGACGATCAGCGCGTCAAGCACATCAATCAGCTGGCCGACAAACTGATCAACCAGGCCCAAGTGCCAGCGGATACACAAAGTGTGGATAAGAGGCGAAAGGACTTTAACTACAACTGGCGACAGCTGCAAGGAGCACTCAATGCTTATCGCGCTTTGCTGGGCGGAGCCAACGAGATTCATGTGTTCAATCGCGATGTGGATGACACGGCAGACAGAATAGCTGAGAAGTCCCTGGCTATGAGTTCCACCGATACAGGCCGAGATCTGGCTGCCGTAGAAGCTCTGATCCGCAGGGAAGAGGCTCTTGAAAGAGACATGTCTGCCGTTAAGCAAAAGATTGATCAGCACGAAACCGCTGCCGAGTTCCTGATTAAAAAGTATCCTGAACGTGGAGCACAACATATCGAGAGGAAATTGGAGGAGCTGCACAAATCATGGGGAAATCTGCAGGCCTTGTCCGTTAAGAGGCAGAGTATCCTAAACGAAGCCTACCTGGCTCACAAGTTCGTGTCGGACGTTAAAGAACTGGAACTCTGGGTTAACGACATGATCAAAAAGATGAACAACACACAGTCACCATCCACTATCAACGATTGCGAGACCCAGTTGGAGCTGCACCAGGAACGCAAAGTAGAAATCGAGGGCAGGCAGGAGGCCTTCGCTGGACTGAAACAACAGGGCGAGCAGTTATCCAAGAGAccccagcaacagcagccggaTAATGTGCGCAAGTATCTCCTTGTGCTGGAAGAACTCCATCAAACTTTAAATGAAGCCTGGAGCGAAAGGGCTAGGGATCTAACTGAGGCCCATCAGCTGCAGTTGTTCAAGGCTCAAGTGGAGCAGGTTGAGATATGGCTCGCCAACAAGGAGGCCTTCCTTAACAACGACGATTTGGGTGATTCCTACACGGCTGTTGAAAGGCTGCTTAAGAAGCACGATGAATTTGAGAAGCTGCTCCATGCTGATCACGTGGACACCTTGCAAAAGTTTGCCAATAGCATTCTAGAGGGTGAGCCCAAGGATGCAGATCTGATCCGGGAAAAACTGGCATACATCCTCAGAAGGAAGCAGAAACTGCTTGAGCTGTCTGAGGAGAGAAAGCAAAGGCTGACACAGTCTCACCAATTGCAGGAGTTCCTGCGCAGTCTCTACGAGATTGATCGTTGGCTGGTGCAAAAACTGCAGGTCGCCCTGGATGAAAACTACCGGGAACCGAGTAATCTGCAAAGTAAGATCCAGAAACACGCTGCCTTCGATGCCGAGTTGTTAAGCAACTCCCCTCGCGTCCAGTCGGTAATCCACGAAGGTGAACGCCTGATCCGAGGCGATCACTTTGCTAAGGATGAGATTGCACAACAGGTGCAACTGCTCGAGGGAGATTGGCTAAAGCTGAAGGGCGCTTCCCAGACCAAAAAGGATAAGCTCCAGCAGGCCTACGATGCGTTGGCCTTCAATCGAAGTGTGGATGAGTTCAACAACTGGATGGACGAGGTAGAGCTGCAGTTGAGTAGCGAAGATTACGGCAAGGATTTGGCTGCTGTCAGCAATTTACTTAAGAAACACGAACGCTTGGAAGCGGATGTGGCCCATCATGGTGAACTGGCTGACCAGCTGAAGCAGAAGGATGAACAGTTCTTCCAAGCGGAACACTTCCTGCGTCATGAAATCCACGAAAGAGCCACCGTTAGTATCCGTAGGTACAACACTTTGCACGAGCCCTTGGGCATTCGTAGGGAAAACCTGGAGGACTCATTGAGTCTGCAGCAGTTCTTGAGGGACGCCGAGGATGAACTTCAATGGTTAGCGGAGAAGCAATTGGTGGCTGGTTCCCAGGATCTAGGCACCAGTCTTTTGTCCGTTCAAGGGCTACAAAAGAAGCACAACTCTCTGGAGGCTGAACTAACATCGCAGGAACCTTTGATTCAGGCGCTCCTCCAAAGAGGCCAGCAGATGATCCGGGACAATCACTTCGCCAGCGAGCAGTTGCAATACAAATCGGAGTTGCTGCAGAAACAGCTTGTCCAGTTGAGAGACTTAGCTGCCATTAGACGTCTGCGTCTTTTGGACGCCGTAGAGAGCCAGCTGTTCTACGTTGAGGCCAATGAGGCGGATGCTTGGATGCGGGAGAAGCGTCCGGTTTTGTCGAGCAGTGATTACGGCCGGGATGAGGTCTCAGTTCAGGGACACCAAAAGAAGTTGGAAGTCCTTCAAAGGGAACTTACCGCCTTTAAGCCGTCGATAGAAAAGGTTGCCAAACTGGCCACTGGTTTGATTGAAAGAAACCACTTTGACAGCTCCAACATAGCGGAAAAGAATGCCCAGGTGGGTCAGGAGTATGAGGATCTACTCCGTTTGGCTAAGGAGCGGGAGTCGAGACTTGGTGAGTGCAAGAAGCTCTTTGAGTACCTGCGGGAAACGGAGGAATTGCACGAGTGGGTGGGCGACCAGATGGCCGTCACCGCTAGCGAGGATTACGGTGAGGACGTAGAGCATGTGGAACAGCTCATTCTGGCTTTTGAATCCTTCGTTTCCAACTTAAATGCCAACGAGGCAAGGGTTGAGGCGTGCTTGGAGCGGGGCGATCGCCTCATCCAGGAGAACAATCCCTATAGGAGTTCCATTAAATCGAAGCGCGATGAGACAAAGCAGTTATGGGAGGAGCTCAAGGATCTGGTTCACGCTCGCCAAGATGCCTTAGCTGGAGCCAAACAAGTCCACGTCTACGATCGCGTAGCGGACGAAACCATTCAGCTAATTAACGAAAAGGACGCCTCGCTCATCTCTGAGGACTACGGTCAGGACTTGGAAAGCATTCAGGCCTTGGGTAGAAAGCACCAAGTCTTTGAGTCCGAGCTGGTGGGCATCCAAGGACAGGTTGATTCGGTTTTGGCCGAGGCCGCTAAACTGGGCGAGATCTACCCAGATGCCAAGGAGCACATTGAAGTCAAACGTGATGAGACAGTGGAGGCATGGACGGATCTGAAGGAGAAAACCGCCGCCAGGAAGAACAAACTCAGCCAGGCAGAGCAGCTGCAGTCCTACTTTGACGAGTACCGAGATCTGATTGCCTGGATCAACGAGATGCTGGCCAAGATCACTGCCCCTGAACTTGCCAACAGTGTAGCGGGAGCAGAGCTTCTCCTGGCCAGCACCAAGGATCATGACACGGAGATTCGCACCAGAGACGAAACCTTTGCCAAGTTCGCCGCCAATGGTCAGCAGTTGATCAAGGAAAAGCACTTCCTTGCCCACGAAGTGGAGGACAAGATCAAGGTTCTGCAAGCGCGTCACGAACTTCTAAAGCATACTCTCAACAAGCGGCGTGAGATTTACGAACTCAACCTGGACACCCAATTGTTCTTGAAGGACGCCGAAATCCTAGAGCAATGGATCAGCAGTCGCGAGCCCCAACTCAAGGATACCAAACTGGGAGATTCCATTCCACAGGTGGAGGATCTGCTTCGCCGGCACGAGGACTTTGAGAAGACTGTGGCCGCCCAGGAGGAGAAATTCCAGGCCATTAAGAGAATAACCATGCTTGAGCAGCTATTCCGTCACCAGCTGGAGCAGGAGAAAATCAGCAAGTTGCAGGAGAAGGAGCGTTTGGAGAAGGAACGCCTGGAGCAGCTTAAGCAACGAGAGCTCCAGCGCCTGGCGGATGAGAGGAGACGAGCGGAGAAGCAGCACGAGCACCGCCAGAATGCGGCGTCCCAAGAGAAGACCCCAATCTTCTCTTCGCCGATGGTCACTCCAGCTCAGACAAGTGGTCCACAGTCCCCGGCCTTGAGTCAAGTCCAGTTGAGGCCTCCATTTGGAGATGATAACGAGCACCTGGCTCTACAGAAGAGCAGCTCCAGCGGCATGTTCGGTGACCGACTCCGTCGCGGATCTGCGGATGCCAATGTGAAGCGGGCGGAGAGCATGAAGGTACAGCCCAAGCAGGCCAAGCGTACACCATCGTTCACCACCAGAAGACGTGCTCAGTCCTTCAGGAAGAACCAGAAGGGTGAAGGATTCGACCTGCCACCCGTTGAGATTCAGGGCAGTCTGGAGCGTAAGCATGGTTTGCAATCTGGCGGCAAGAAGGCTCCTGTACGATCCTGGAAGCAGTTCCACACTGTCCTCTGTGGCCAGTTGGTGTGCTTCTTTAAGGACGAAAATGATTTCCTGCAACAGAAGACGGCCACTGCACCTGTTAATATCCTCGGTGCCAAATGCGAACGTGCTGATGATTACACGAAGAAGAAGTACGTGTTCAGGCTAAAACTACCCGACGGATCGGAGTTCCTGTTCGAGGCTCCCTCGCTGGACATTCTAAATGACTGGGTGCGCAAGATATCCTTCCACGCCAGTCTGCCGCCGAACATGCAACTGCTTAGCTACGACGAGTCCATGAAGGTAAGATTGTATATCCATACGAGAAATAAGAATTAATCATATTTGTAATGTCCTAACAGCAACAGTCGAGCAGTTCGCCGGACATCAAGGTTACTAGCAGTGTGGAATCACCAGTTAGTTCTCGTAACTCATCTCCCGACTCCCAGCGACGTACTAGCGGAGCCCAGGTCCTTGACGGAACAGCCACTCCCCAAATGGCATTCCTTCAACGAcaaatgcaacaacaacaacagcagcaacaatccCAGCCCAGTTCACCCACCGGCGGATTCGACCAGAAGCCACCGATCCCGCCCAGAGGAGCTGCCCCAGTGGCCAGCCATCGCCAAAGCCAGGAGAATCTAGTTGTGATGCGCAATCGCCAAAGTTCCAATGGTAGGAGATCTTTAGGCTAATAGCTAATtggatttattattaatttttaaacatGTTATTCGACATGTTACAGACCTGCAACAATCCGCCACTTTACCCGCTGGCTTGACTGGAGTCCAGCAAAATGGGAACGGCAAGGATGATAACGCGTTGTTGACGCGCAACAGCGAGGCCAGACAATCGGGTAAGTTCTCCAAACTAGGTGGTATTCCCATTTCCGAGCTATTTGTGTCTTTGTCCATACACCTGCTCCTCCACATTGTTTCACACTCACATTGTAAAATTGTCCTCCAACAACGCAATGCCGTATGTATTAGATAATCCGCCGCCATTGCCAACAACGATGCCACCGGTGGGTGGCCAGCATCAGCATCCCCAGAACTCCCATTCCCATCAGAATCAGCATCAGGCGCAGGTTCAGCAAAGGATTAATGCATTCAATGCGGCGGCGAGTCAGCAGCATCAGCCGGATTACTTTAACAACAATACAGCGAGGCAGCAGCCGCAGAGGATTCCCTCCGGCAGGATCGACTCTACGAGGAAGTTTATCGAAATGGAGGCGCATAACAATAACGGCGGCACTAGCAGCAGTCCCAAGAGAAGTACCATCAACTATTCCAGCAGCGGGGCCAGCAGCAATGGCAACGGTAATGTGAAGATAGGCAGTGGAAATTCGTCTACGACCACGAtcaccacctccaccaccacaCACCAAGTGACCTCGAGCAGTCGCACGGTGTGGCATCTAACCTCATCGCCCACCTCATCGACCAAATCATCATCAACCGGCGGCTCCGGGGAGCCTAGCCATGCCATCAGTAATCCAAGCTACATGGGTCTGCATCTGAATAACAATAACGATTCAATTGGAATTGGACTCGGTGGTTAGACGATCCTCATTAATCCTAACAATCTGTATATAAGTAGTCTTAAGTGCATGGTCCTTGGTTACGGTTGATTTGAACTCTTTGGACATAAACGTTAATTTTTCTCTCTATCTTGAATGCATGCATATGTGTGGAAAAGGTTCTTCAGCTTTCAAACCAGTGAAGATAACCCGCCGATCCTATCTGCGAACGAGTTTGCAAAGTATTTCCATGGGTCTTATATTCTTTACATATTTAACCTATCCCTACACGACTATATAAACGATCGTTTTATCCAATTGAAAAAAGGCGAAACCAGCTGTAGTTAGAACCATTGAAATATGAATGACTATGTACACTTTAGAGCTCTTCCtcacatatattttaaatttaagctaATTAATGATATTCTGTTGCCTCTACACctataataatattatgctATACATCGAACACTCTCATTTGCATGATGTCTTTGTACTTTCAAGATTTCCAACCACTCATAATTGATATTTTGTACAGGTTGGGGAAATACACGCTTTGAGAGCAACCGGCCCGTATCCCTGCAGCCCGACTCCATCAGCTTCTCCCGTGTTTCAGCGGAGAGTTCCAGCGAAAGCGAGGCCCAGTCGATATCATCCGTGTCCGGAGTGAAGGGCAGCAAGGGAACCAAGGAGGAGCGCCGCAGCGGCATGTTCCGAATCTTCGGCCGCAAGGGCGACaaggagaaggaaaaggaCAAGGACAAGCGCCGCTCGAGTCAAGTCCCGCCACAGTGAGAACATATATAAATTCCGGATAATGAGAAGGAGCGCCACCGTTACAACAGATGAACCAGGCCgaattgttttttgtattttttataaacaCCATGATTATGTCATTTGTATTCGCCAAGGgcaatcaaatttaaaaacaaaaccaactACTAAACGAGACAAGATATGAAAAAGTTGAAACATTAACGTGTCGATTTAAAGCTAAAGCGGCAAATGAAAGtataaaagaaatattatatatatataaagtcaATGTGTTAATTGCATTATAAAATGTATCTGTAAGTTTGTTCGTTGTatgattaaatttaatattcgtaaaacaaaatacttaaacaataaatacCATACATTGTGAAATCAAACTCAGCTTAATGTTAATTCTAACCTTGTGGGAGATTTAGGACAATTCTGCAAGTAAGCTTATACGATGGGATGGTAATACAAGTTggttatatattatattatattatacacTTTCTACCTAAGGCAATCTTAGCAACAACGATAGATAATATTATAGGAACATATGATGAtatagaaaagaaaataagaaaatcagcttagtatttttatttaacaaaaacactaaaataaaaacttcaaaaatTATGTAGCTGATTTTTGTTATAATCGCACGAAGCCCAAAAGAATGCTGCAAAAATGAACAAGGGAAAATGTAGCTATTAAAAGCGCAGCATGTAGAAATCTTGTATTTATACAGTTGCTTTAAATAATCATCAATGCTTatctaatattttgcaaaagtaaattttatattgTTCATAGAAATTCAACAatataaaagtaaacaaaaacgCTATTAGGCCGGATGTTTATATTTTCACGACGAACTTCAATAACATAATATTTGATCTTCATTGAGTAACGCATTAATcaaattttttactttttcggtcgtttcgaattttgtttaCCGTTTTATCAGTCTATTATTATGATGGGCTAGATGTTGTTTATTAGATGTTTATTTAAGAACATTATCAATACAAAAACATCAATGAAAGTGATAATACGAATTGACCATGTAGCAATTTGTTTTGTGTCTATAGACTGAATTTTTTCCCCTACATTaatcaaaattatatttttatattttattttgagttTACTTGGGTTTTTCATGAAATTAAAGATTAACCTGGGGTTTTTACAATCCATTACGATAGGCTTTCTGTTCATTGCATCTATAGCCTCTGTACTTTTCCGTGCATTCTTAAAGCAAAAGCATACATGTATATCTTCAATTCAAGTATATCTGCAATTTAGTTTGCTTATCTGGAGTCGCTGTATCCCGACCTATCCAAACTCGCGTCCCAGTCAAAGGTAaaccatttttatttagttcCCAGCCTCTGgtatttgttgttatttatcGGTGactttttgaaatttattcaattaatttcaGTCTTTGTGCTCTTGATAACACGATTTCCTCGTTATTCATTTAGTTTGGGTTTAACCAAAACCCTTTAGCGAATCATTTTTGCTGGACAGTCCAGTTGAATTCGGTATTCTACACACAAAGCTCATCTTACAGTGAAAAGTGTTACTTTATGAAATACAAATGAGGCTCTAAGCAATGCTTTTCGCTTACGCTTTTCGATAAGCGTACAAGTAGTTCCCCTACCGAAGGCCTATAAATGTGACTGCACATGTATCATCATAATTTGTTGATATACTTCGTTTATACCCGACTACGCATCGGCTAA is from Drosophila melanogaster chromosome 3L and encodes:
- the kst gene encoding karst, isoform A — its product is MTQRDGIIKFENERIKTLQEERLHIQKKTFTKWMNSFLIKAKMEVEDLFTDLADGIKLLKLLEIISSEKLGKPNSGRMRVHKIENVNKSLAFLHTKVRLESIGAEDIVDGNPRLILGLIWTIILRFQIQEIEIDVDEENESSEKRSAKDALLLWCQRKTHGYPGVNITDFTNSWRSGLGFNALIHSHRPDLFEYSTIVNSKNSNLDNLNHAFDTAANELGIPSLLDAEDIDSARPDEKSILTYVASYYHTFARMKNEQKSGKRIANIVGQLMDADRKKMQYEGLTTNLLSWIRQKTLELEQRDLPNSLEGIQRELLAFKEYRTIEKPPKYKERSEIEALYFTINTLLKALNQPPYNPQDGQLVNDIEKAWQILEYAEHHREVALRDELLRQEKLEQLNYKFEKKSVLREGYLKEMIQVLSDPRYLRQVDATLKKHEAISADILARVERFNDLTAMAEELDRENYHGKERVRRREQEVMAKWRQLLELLENQRLNLSQMSNLMNLLREIASTTEAVRELQQQFASEDVGPHLLGVEELLQAHSLQELQVNTYGETLKRFNRQALPYKSSEHKDAALLAQRLADLEEAYSELLRRSAARRARLEEARNFHHFMEDYDNEESWLVDKQRICKTGITAKDLRAVLSLQQKHKALEDEIKSRKPKSGQMSTAGKRLIGEQHPRSSEIQSRIDSLAEHWQALEALVELRRRQLEDAAEAYQFYTDANEAESWLNEKIALVNSRDYGNDEPSAQALLQRHRDLQGELNAYSGDILNLNQQADKLIKAGICTLELSAAEPELPEVEQEEWVNETRLVPKEVWEDEWVEKLEHKKVTETKMLPHVKSLFPFEGQGMKMDKGEVMLLKSKTNDDWWCVRKDNGVEGFVPANYVREVEPRPVACIVPKAEKVKSLQKVKKTILVRQVVPVKRIKPVSVAPKPLVQRRTSTQSINENADSVEKRQQRINQTYDELQEMAQKRHALLEDSIHLFGFYRECDDFEKWMKEKERMIKSDEGEGVDNAKRKFEKFITDLSAASKRVEEIDGAVDTFRRQGHSQLDKIIARQRQIHQIWQRLNNAKAQREKSLEGASSVELFNRTCDEAKVWMSEKMLQLDTAVITPDLRTVQALQRRHQNLERELAPVEDKVNRVTYLGNSVKNAYPAEKDNVNARQQEVQDMWQQVQQRGSDLRNRIESEVGQQVFNNSAKVLLAWIDSVKDQLNADESARDVETANNLLKKHNDLGDDIRAHDTEFVEVIQLGKQLSDGKPNMAETVAVIERLKAEQDAIHRGWAEKQKWLLQCVDLQMFNREADKIDATTKSHEAFLEYNNLGASLDEVEAILKRHLDFEKSLMAQDKILKGFSDNADKLISNDHYDSKYIGDRRNQVLGKRKAVKDRAFERKRLLQASKDFHKFAAEADDLKVWLQDKTRIAGDENYRDLSNLPRKLQKHQAFERELRANEGQLRNVTKDGQALVQAGNRVPEVESRVADLNKRWKDLLTLSEDKGRKLEQAASQREHNRSLEDAKKKVDELDSALRSGDVGNDLRSCKDLINKQQILESEITIWDQKVAELVSTGDDMAHGGHFNAQNIEAGTKELQQRFKDLRDPTQRRRAKLEESLNYHKFVFELDSEFQWINEHLPAAKSNELGQNLHQAQSLHKKHKKLEAEIKGHQPMINKALVAGQSLISQQHPEREQVESLCQQLEQAWQDLERHCGERSRKLDMSLKAQQYLFDAGEIESWLGERNNVLRSTEYGRDRDSAAKLLTKHKTIELELDTYSGIVTEMGHSCAAMVAANHPDSKVLAAKQQLIEKMLKSLHKLASQRQGRLMESLYKHEYFLESDEVEQWIREQEQAASSEDYGQDFEHLQLLQNKFDDLKHRVEVGADRVDQCELLAKKLIDSESPYANEVEKRQEQLRTSWENLLQLLNQREQKLHAAGEIHRFHRDVAEALFRIQDKNAALSQELGRDLNSALALLRKHEGFENDLVALEAQLQVLVEDSVRLQAKYPSNASAIAQQQDKVVAAWNDLKERSTARGDRLAASSDLQTFLTDVRDIVSWSSNLRAALQAEEHVSDAAGATALKIQHDAIYGEIEAREDKFRYLNELSDSMVQTGHYAAADVEEKCAAMLDERQKLHAAWNKKKIMLEQKIDLFCFLRDAKQIDNLSSSQQAALSSSDFGQTVEDVQNKIRKHDEFERLIQTQEEKVSLLQEHGRKLIEQRHYDSANIQTILQGVLARRQKVKDLCAVRRYKLEDALLYAKFVRDCAEAKYWINEKQKKLEADAASYAEVTNLDEKIKKLQKHQAFQAEVAANQGRIQEIQDTGVILLSKQHESSPEIKRAIEIVLEAWQGLLAELEQRGRGLEEAQDSLEFNSQLDKIEAWIRDKEMMVQASDTGRDLEHCNALMRKLDDVDSDMRVDDQRVKHINQLADKLINQAQVPADTQSVDKRRKDFNYNWRQLQGALNAYRALLGGANEIHVFNRDVDDTADRIAEKSLAMSSTDTGRDLAAVEALIRREEALERDMSAVKQKIDQHETAAEFLIKKYPERGAQHIERKLEELHKSWGNLQALSVKRQSILNEAYLAHKFVSDVKELELWVNDMIKKMNNTQSPSTINDCETQLELHQERKVEIEGRQEAFAGLKQQGEQLSKRPQQQQPDNVRKYLLVLEELHQTLNEAWSERARDLTEAHQLQLFKAQVEQVEIWLANKEAFLNNDDLGDSYTAVERLLKKHDEFEKLLHADHVDTLQKFANSILEGEPKDADLIREKLAYILRRKQKLLELSEERKQRLTQSHQLQEFLRSLYEIDRWLVQKLQVALDENYREPSNLQSKIQKHAAFDAELLSNSPRVQSVIHEGERLIRGDHFAKDEIAQQVQLLEGDWLKLKGASQTKKDKLQQAYDALAFNRSVDEFNNWMDEVELQLSSEDYGKDLAAVSNLLKKHERLEADVAHHGELADQLKQKDEQFFQAEHFLRHEIHERATVSIRRYNTLHEPLGIRRENLEDSLSLQQFLRDAEDELQWLAEKQLVAGSQDLGTSLLSVQGLQKKHNSLEAELTSQEPLIQALLQRGQQMIRDNHFASEQLQYKSELLQKQLVQLRDLAAIRRLRLLDAVESQLFYVEANEADAWMREKRPVLSSSDYGRDEVSVQGHQKKLEVLQRELTAFKPSIEKVAKLATGLIERNHFDSSNIAEKNAQVGQEYEDLLRLAKERESRLGECKKLFEYLRETEELHEWVGDQMAVTASEDYGEDVEHVEQLILAFESFVSNLNANEARVEACLERGDRLIQENNPYRSSIKSKRDETKQLWEELKDLVHARQDALAGAKQVHVYDRVADETIQLINEKDASLISEDYGQDLESIQALGRKHQVFESELVGIQGQVDSVLAEAAKLGEIYPDAKEHIEVKRDETVEAWTDLKEKTAARKNKLSQAEQLQSYFDEYRDLIAWINEMLAKITAPELANSVAGAELLLASTKDHDTEIRTRDETFAKFAANGQQLIKEKHFLAHEVEDKIKVLQARHELLKHTLNKRREIYELNLDTQLFLKDAEILEQWISSREPQLKDTKLGDSIPQVEDLLRRHEDFEKTVAAQEEKFQAIKRITMLEQLFRHQLEQEKISKLQEKERLEKERLEQLKQRELQRLADERRRAEKQHEHRQNAASQEKTPIFSSPMVTPAQTSGPQSPALSQVQLRPPFGDDNEHLALQKSSSSGMFGDRLRRGSADANVKRAESMKVQPKQAKRTPSFTTRRRAQSFRKNQKGEGFDLPPVEIQGSLERKHGLQSGGKKAPVRSWKQFHTVLCGQLVCFFKDENDFLQQKTATAPVNILGAKCERADDYTKKKYVFRLKLPDGSEFLFEAPSLDILNDWVRKISFHASLPPNMQLLSYDESMKQQSSSSPDIKVTSSVESPVSSRNSSPDSQRRTSGAQVLDGTATPQMAFLQRQMQQQQQQQQSQPSSPTGGFDQKPPIPPRGAAPVASHRQSQENLVVMRNRQSSNDLQQSATLPAGLTGVQQNGNGKDDNALLTRNSEARQSGWGNTRFESNRPVSLQPDSISFSRVSAESSSESEAQSISSVSGVKGSKGTKEERRSGMFRIFGRKGDKEKEKDKDKRRSSQVPPQ